Proteins encoded together in one Synechococcus sp. BL107 window:
- the mreC gene encoding rod shape-determining protein MreC: protein MAPSLRPGKSRWRGLGQLSPWLLVVASLLLVRFSKGAGFADAYALITRPFWPGSAQREWIVSARTVEDQARLQLLEHDNLRLRALLELQRSGSRQEDVGAPVISRSPRGWWQQLELGKGALQGFQAGDAVLGPGGLVGRIASVTPVTARVRLLTAPGHEIGVWLPRSRSHGLLVGRGSSRLNLRFIDKDPNVSPGDLVTTSPASTLLPPNVSVGVIQSVDERAVPAPTAIVQLIAAPEAIDWVQVRTR from the coding sequence ATGGCCCCTTCGCTCCGGCCTGGTAAGAGCCGTTGGCGTGGGTTGGGTCAACTCAGCCCGTGGTTGCTCGTGGTAGCGAGCTTGCTGCTTGTTCGATTCAGTAAGGGAGCTGGTTTCGCGGATGCCTACGCCCTCATCACGCGTCCTTTTTGGCCTGGCTCAGCCCAGCGTGAATGGATTGTGTCTGCGCGGACTGTGGAGGATCAGGCTCGCTTGCAATTGCTCGAACACGACAATCTCCGCCTTCGCGCTTTGTTGGAGCTTCAGCGCAGTGGATCGCGCCAAGAAGATGTTGGTGCTCCTGTGATTTCCCGTTCCCCTCGGGGTTGGTGGCAACAGCTTGAGCTCGGCAAGGGTGCGCTTCAGGGATTTCAAGCTGGCGATGCCGTGCTCGGTCCTGGCGGCTTAGTGGGTCGGATTGCCAGCGTGACGCCGGTAACGGCTCGGGTGCGGTTGCTCACGGCCCCAGGGCATGAGATCGGGGTGTGGCTGCCGCGCTCCCGCAGCCACGGATTGTTGGTGGGCCGCGGCAGCAGTCGCCTCAATTTGCGGTTTATTGATAAGGACCCTAATGTCAGCCCAGGAGATCTCGTCACCACATCTCCAGCGAGCACGTTGCTTCCGCCGAATGTATCGGTGGGCGTGATTCAGTCGGTGGATGAGCGGGCTGTGCCGGCACCGACCGCGATCGTGCAGCTCATCGCAGCGCCCGAGGCAATCGATTGGGTTCAAGTGCGCACCCGTTGA
- a CDS encoding rod shape-determining protein, which yields MLFRRFQLSRDIGIDLGTANTLIYVSGRGIVLQEPSVVALDLERGTTLAVGDEAKLMLGRTPGNIRAVRPLRDGVIADFDAAEQMLKTFIAKGNEGRGILAPRLVVGIPSGVTGVERRAVREAGMAGAREVHLIDEPVAAAIGAGLPVTEPVGTMIVDIGGGTTEVAVLSLGGTVLSESVRVAGDEISDAIGVYLKKVHNMVVGERTAEDIKIRIGSAFPDDEFDQQSMDVRGLHLLSGLPRTINLKAGDLREAIAEPLNVIVEAVKRTLERTPPELAADIVDRGIMLAGGGALVRGISDLISHETGIFVHIAEDPLLCVVNGCGQVLDDWKRFQRVVDTPEFVRSMASL from the coding sequence GTGCTGTTTCGTCGTTTTCAGCTGTCACGTGATATCGGCATCGATCTCGGCACGGCCAACACTTTGATCTACGTCTCCGGTCGGGGCATTGTGTTGCAGGAACCCTCCGTGGTGGCGCTGGATTTAGAGCGGGGAACCACTTTGGCGGTTGGGGATGAGGCCAAATTGATGTTGGGCCGAACCCCCGGCAACATTCGCGCTGTTCGTCCCTTGCGCGACGGGGTGATTGCTGATTTCGATGCAGCGGAGCAAATGCTCAAAACCTTTATTGCCAAAGGCAACGAAGGCAGAGGAATTCTCGCGCCTCGCTTGGTGGTGGGTATCCCGAGTGGAGTCACCGGCGTGGAACGCCGTGCTGTGCGCGAGGCCGGCATGGCGGGTGCACGGGAAGTCCATCTCATTGATGAGCCCGTCGCGGCGGCGATTGGGGCGGGGCTCCCCGTCACCGAACCCGTGGGCACGATGATCGTCGATATCGGAGGCGGCACCACAGAAGTGGCCGTGCTCAGTCTTGGTGGAACCGTGTTGAGTGAATCCGTTCGAGTCGCCGGCGACGAGATCAGCGATGCAATCGGGGTCTACTTGAAAAAAGTCCACAACATGGTGGTGGGCGAACGCACGGCGGAAGACATCAAGATCCGTATTGGCTCTGCCTTCCCCGACGATGAGTTCGACCAACAATCCATGGATGTGCGTGGTTTGCACCTGCTGTCTGGACTGCCACGAACCATCAATCTGAAGGCAGGGGATTTGCGGGAAGCCATTGCTGAACCCCTCAATGTGATTGTTGAAGCGGTGAAGCGCACTTTGGAACGCACGCCGCCCGAATTGGCTGCCGACATCGTTGATCGCGGCATCATGCTGGCCGGAGGAGGCGCGCTCGTGCGCGGTATCAGTGATTTGATTAGCCACGAAACAGGCATCTTTGTCCACATCGCTGAAGACCCGCTTCTCTGTGTGGTGAACGGATGCGGTCAGGTCTTGGATGATTGGAAGCGCTTCCAGCGCGTGGTGGATACCCCGGAATTCGTCCGGTCCATGGCCAGCCTCTGA
- a CDS encoding single-stranded DNA-binding protein has protein sequence MGVNSVTLVGRAGRDPEVRYFESGSMVANLTMAVNRRSRDDEPDWFNLEIWGKQAQVAADYVKKGALLGIIGSFKLDRWTDRSSGEERSKPVIRVDRLELLGSKRDNQESGGNFGGQASDEDIPF, from the coding sequence ATGGGCGTAAATTCCGTCACCCTCGTTGGCCGTGCTGGCCGGGATCCCGAAGTGCGGTACTTCGAATCCGGCAGCATGGTGGCCAACCTCACAATGGCCGTGAACCGTCGCAGCCGCGACGACGAACCCGATTGGTTCAACCTCGAAATCTGGGGAAAGCAAGCCCAGGTGGCCGCCGATTACGTGAAGAAAGGGGCGTTGCTGGGGATCATTGGCAGCTTCAAGCTTGATCGCTGGACCGACCGCAGCAGCGGCGAAGAGCGCAGCAAGCCCGTCATTCGTGTTGACCGCCTCGAGCTTCTGGGCTCGAAGCGCGACAACCAAGAGTCGGGCGGCAACTTCGGCGGACAAGCCTCCGACGAAGACATCCCCTTCTAA
- a CDS encoding DedA family protein: MGLSDLVTQLPELIGQAVEANQWLGYTAIFAAMFLENLFPPIPSELIMPLGGFYVQQGQLQLLPVVLAGLLGTVLGALPWYGIGRLVNEERIELWLSRYGGWIGIRPEELGRSRKWFSRYGTALVFWGRLVPGIRTLISVPAGIEMMPMTPFLLWTTAGSLIWTALLTVAGMVMGEGYSNVELWIDPVSKAIKVILVIAVLGGATWLGLRIWRRRNSAD, encoded by the coding sequence ATGGGTCTTTCTGATCTCGTCACCCAGTTGCCGGAACTCATCGGTCAAGCCGTTGAGGCGAATCAGTGGCTGGGATACACCGCAATTTTTGCGGCGATGTTTTTGGAAAATTTGTTCCCCCCGATCCCCTCAGAGCTGATCATGCCTCTGGGGGGTTTTTATGTGCAGCAGGGCCAGCTCCAGTTGCTGCCGGTGGTACTGGCGGGTTTGCTTGGCACCGTGTTGGGAGCTCTGCCTTGGTACGGCATTGGGCGGTTGGTCAATGAAGAACGCATCGAGCTCTGGCTTAGCCGTTACGGCGGTTGGATCGGCATTCGTCCGGAGGAACTGGGCCGAAGTCGAAAATGGTTCAGCCGTTACGGCACGGCGCTGGTGTTTTGGGGACGGCTTGTGCCTGGCATCCGCACGTTGATTTCGGTTCCGGCCGGCATTGAAATGATGCCCATGACGCCCTTCTTGCTTTGGACAACAGCAGGAAGCTTGATCTGGACGGCCCTCCTCACCGTGGCCGGCATGGTGATGGGAGAGGGATACAGCAATGTTGAGCTCTGGATCGATCCTGTGTCCAAAGCCATCAAGGTGATCCTTGTGATCGCTGTGCTGGGTGGCGCCACATGGCTTGGTTTACGCATTTGGCGCCGCCGAAACTCAGCCGATTAA
- the ahcY gene encoding adenosylhomocysteinase: MVAAPTTATELKLGTDCVIADINLADFGRKELDIAETEMPGLMALRAKYGNEKPLKGARIAGSLHMTIQTAVLIETLEELGADVRWASCNIFSTQDHAAAAIAANGTPVFAVKGETLEEYWAYTHRILEWSDGGAPNMILDDGGDATGLVILGTKAEQDITVLDNPSNEEETFLFASIKKKLAEDSSFYSRTKAAIQGVTEETTTGVARLYKMQKSGELPFPAINVNDSVTKSKFDNLYGCRESLVDSIKRATDVMVAGKQALVVGYGDVGKGSAQSLRGLGATVCIAEVDPICALQAAMEGYRVVRLDDVVDQMDIFVTATGNYQVIRNEHLVKMKDEAIVCNIGHFDNEIDVASLKNYKWDNIKPQVDHITLPSGNKIILLAEGRLVNLGCATGHPSFVMSNSFTNQVLAQIELFTKGNEYGKEVYVLPKHLDEMVARLHLEKIGANLTELSKDQADYINVPVEGPYKPDHYRY, translated from the coding sequence ATGGTGGCAGCGCCCACAACCGCGACCGAGCTGAAGCTCGGGACTGACTGCGTGATTGCCGATATCAACCTTGCTGATTTCGGTCGCAAGGAACTTGATATCGCCGAAACCGAGATGCCTGGTCTGATGGCATTACGAGCGAAGTACGGCAACGAGAAGCCCCTGAAGGGTGCTCGGATTGCTGGTTCTCTCCATATGACGATCCAAACGGCCGTTTTGATCGAAACCTTGGAAGAACTCGGCGCCGATGTGCGCTGGGCCTCCTGCAACATTTTCTCCACCCAAGATCATGCCGCCGCTGCCATCGCAGCGAATGGCACCCCAGTGTTCGCCGTTAAGGGTGAAACGCTTGAGGAGTATTGGGCCTATACCCATCGCATCCTCGAGTGGAGCGATGGCGGTGCTCCGAACATGATTCTCGACGACGGTGGCGACGCCACGGGGCTTGTGATTCTTGGCACCAAGGCCGAGCAGGACATCACCGTTCTCGATAATCCCTCCAACGAGGAAGAAACCTTCCTGTTTGCTTCGATCAAAAAGAAGCTTGCTGAAGATTCCAGCTTCTACAGCCGCACAAAAGCAGCGATCCAAGGAGTCACGGAAGAGACCACCACAGGTGTGGCTCGGCTCTACAAGATGCAAAAGAGTGGGGAGCTGCCCTTCCCGGCAATCAACGTCAACGATTCAGTCACCAAGAGCAAGTTCGACAATCTCTACGGCTGCCGTGAGTCGTTGGTCGACAGCATCAAGCGCGCCACGGACGTGATGGTGGCTGGTAAGCAAGCCCTGGTGGTGGGCTACGGCGATGTGGGCAAGGGTTCTGCCCAGTCGTTGCGTGGTCTTGGTGCCACCGTCTGCATTGCAGAGGTGGATCCGATCTGCGCCCTTCAGGCGGCGATGGAGGGCTACCGCGTTGTCCGCTTAGACGATGTGGTGGATCAGATGGACATCTTCGTGACGGCCACTGGCAACTACCAGGTGATCAGAAATGAGCACCTGGTGAAGATGAAAGATGAGGCCATTGTCTGCAACATCGGCCACTTTGATAATGAAATCGATGTGGCATCCCTCAAGAACTACAAGTGGGACAACATCAAGCCCCAGGTGGATCACATCACCTTGCCCAGTGGCAACAAAATCATCCTCTTGGCTGAAGGCCGTCTGGTGAATCTTGGCTGCGCCACGGGCCACCCAAGTTTCGTGATGAGTAACTCTTTCACGAACCAGGTGTTGGCTCAGATTGAGCTGTTCACCAAGGGCAATGAGTACGGCAAAGAGGTGTATGTGCTGCCCAAGCACCTCGATGAAATGGTGGCCCGTCTTCACCTCGAGAAGATCGGCGCCAACCTCACTGAGCTCAGCAAAGATCAGGCCGATTACATCAACGTGCCGGTAGAAGGTCCTTACAAGCCCGACCACTACCGCTATTGA
- the tsaE gene encoding tRNA (adenosine(37)-N6)-threonylcarbamoyltransferase complex ATPase subunit type 1 TsaE has protein sequence MNWNLCRGPEASGSRWSQFTNRGIHLPDLEATQALGTELAQRLPGDAILLLKGPLGAGKTSLVQGIASALGIGEPITSPTFALAQHYTDGNPPLIHLDLYRLEQSRAADDLFLQEDEEAKAIGALMAVEWPERLSLDLPEAWQLELSHTQNGGRRAQLTPPKNAST, from the coding sequence GTGAACTGGAATCTCTGCAGAGGCCCCGAGGCTTCGGGCTCGCGATGGAGCCAATTTACTAATAGAGGCATCCATTTGCCGGATCTCGAGGCCACCCAGGCCCTCGGGACAGAACTGGCCCAGCGACTTCCAGGCGACGCGATTCTGCTGCTCAAGGGCCCTTTAGGAGCAGGCAAAACCTCGCTAGTGCAAGGGATCGCATCGGCTCTAGGTATTGGCGAACCCATCACCAGCCCCACCTTCGCGCTGGCTCAGCACTACACGGACGGGAATCCGCCGCTGATCCATCTCGATCTCTACCGGCTCGAACAATCCCGTGCAGCGGACGATCTCTTTCTGCAGGAAGACGAAGAAGCCAAAGCCATCGGTGCATTGATGGCGGTGGAGTGGCCAGAACGGCTCAGCCTGGACCTTCCGGAGGCTTGGCAGCTAGAACTCTCCCATACCCAGAATGGAGGTCGACGGGCTCAGCTGACGCCTCCCAAAAACGCCTCCACTTGA